The genomic region CGAGTTTCCACGATTTCGACTATTGGAAGCCGATGTGGGATGCGCTGGTCGACACCGACACGGTGCTCAATGTGCACATCGGTTCGTCGGGGCGCTTGGCGATCACGGCACCGGATGCGCCGATGGATGTGATGATCACGTTGCAGCCGATGAACATCGTGCAGGCCGCCGCGGATTTGTTGTGGTCGCGCCCGATCAAGGAGTATCCGGATCTCAAGGTCGCCCTGTCCGAGGGTGGGACGGGCTGGATTCCGTATTTCCTGGAGCGCGCCGATCGCACCTATGAGATGCACTCATCGTGGACGGGTCAGGACTTCGGCGACAAGCTTCCTTCGGAGGTGTTCCGCGATCACTTCTTGACCTGTTTCATCGCCGATCCGGTCGGGGTCGCTCTGCGTAACCAGATCGGGGTGGACAACATCTGCTGGGAGGCCGATTACCCGCACAGCGACTCGATGTGGCCCGGGGCGCCCGAGCAGCTCGACGAGGTGCTCAAGGCCAACAACGTGCCCGACGACCAGATCAACAAGATGACCTTCGAAAACGCCATGCGCTGGTATCACTGGGACCCGTTCACCCACATCACCAAGGACCAAGCCACCGTCGGCGCCCTGCGCAAAGCCGCCGAAGGCCACGACGTCTCCATCCAAGCCCTGTCGAAACGTGAACACGGTGCCGGCGCGTCGGACTGGCAGGCGCAGATGAAGAAGGCCACCGCCAACGTCAGCGGGGCTGCAGAGGACTGACTCAAGGCGCCTGCGCTAGGAAGCGGCGAGGCGGTCGGCCAAGATCCGCGGCCGACCCGCCGAGCGGGCCTCGAGGGTATTGCGTGGCACTTTGCCGTTGGCGTTGAGCGGCAGCGGCTCATCCCAGAACACCAATTCCTCGGGCAGCTTCCACTTGGGCAGTCCCTTGGAGACGAGTGCCCCGGTGACGTCGGCCAGCGACAGCTCGGCGTCGTCGGCGAGCACCATGGCCACCGCGAGCCGCTCACCGGTGCTCGGGTCGGCGACGGAGTACGCCGCGCATTCTCGGACACCGGGGATCTCGGCCACCGCCTCCTCGACTTCCGCCGCGGGGATCTTCATGCCGTTGCGGATGACGATGTCCTTGAGCCGGCCGACGATGCGCACTCGGCCGTCGCCGAGTTCGGCCACATCACCGGTGCGAAACCACTCGCCGTCGAAGGCGCTCGCATCGTCCTCGGCGTCCGTGTAGCCCAGGAAGGTGTGGGGGCCTTTGATGCAGCACTCACCCGGATCACCCGCGGATCCCACCCGGACTTCGACGTCCTGCAGTGCCACCCCGTCGTCGGCATGGCGCATCTGTCTGGGCTCGGTTCGCAGGCCCGAGGTGCTCACCGGCACCTCCGACGATCCGTACGCCCGCATGACGACGATGCCGAACTCGTCCTCGACGCGTTCGACGATGCGGCGGTCGAGCATCGTGCCGCCGAGATACACCGCGCGCAGCGGCGCCCGCTCGTTGCGGGCGACCACCTCGTCGAGCAGCCGATCGAGTAACCGGTCCGGCCCGCCGTACCACGTCGCTTTCGAGGACAGCAGAAGATCACCCGTCGCGGCGGGATCCCAGCGGTCCTCGAGCACCACTGGTGCGGCGAGCATCGGCCCGATGAACAACGCCTGCAGCACACCGGTCACCGAAGCGAGCGGGCTGATGAGAAAGATCCGGTCCCGGGTGTCGAGGCCCGCCGCCGCGACATAATTGACCGACGCCTTGGCCAATGTGCTCAGGGAGTGGATGACGCCCTTGGGGCGGGACGTAGTCCCCGAGGTGTACAGGACGAACGACGGTTCGTCGGCGGCCCGTGCCGGCCGACTGTGAACCGGCCCACCCGAGCCGTCGGCGATGTCGACCCAGCGGCAGGCGTCCCGCACCGCGGATCCGCTCGCCGATGTCCAACCGGGCGCCACCCCGTACTCGGCTCCCGTGCGCGTGAGAATGTCGGCGACCTGCGTCGGTCCCGCGCTGCGCGGCACGAGCAGCACCACCGCGTCGACCCGCACGGCGGCGTGCACCGCGACGACGGAGCCGACGTCGTTGCCGGCCACGACCACCAGCGGTGCTCCCGCACCGACTCCGGCCGCCAGCAGCGCACCCGCCGCGTGATCCACCCGTTCGTCGAGATCGGCATAGGTGAGGTCTGCGTCGCGCGCGACGACCGCCAGGCGGTTCGGATGCCGCGCGGCGGTGACGCGCACGAGGTCGAGCGGTTGGTCCGACCAGAACCCCGCCGCGCGATACCGCGACCGCAGGCCGTCCGCTCGCCGCCGAGCATGGCGCAGCAGCGTCGTGGCGCCACCCATGGTGTCCTCCCATGCAAATGATGATTCTCTTGTACGTAAATGTAACCTCTCACCCATGCCTCGTATGACTTTCGATGATCAGGTAGCCGTCGTCACCGGTGCGGGCGGCGGCCTCGGCCGCTGTCACGCGCTCGAACTCGCCCGCCGTGGCGCCCGCGTCGTCGTCAACGATCTCGGCAGTGCCGTCGACGGGACGGGTGCTTCGATCTCGGCCGCCCAGGCGGTGGTCGACGAGATCACCGCCGCCGGTGGCACCGCGATCGCCAACGGCGACTCCGTCGCGACCGAGCAGGGTGGCGCCGCGATCGTCGCCGCGGCGATGGACGCCTTCGGCCGCCTCGACATCCTCGTCAACAACGCGGGCATCCTGCGTGACGCCGCATTCAAGAACATGACCGCAGAGCAGGTCGATGCCGTGATATCGGTGCACCTGGCCGGCGCCTTCAATGTGACCCGGGCCTCGTGGCCGATCATGCGCGAGCAGAACTACGGGCGCATCGTGCAGACCACCTCCGGCACCGGCTTGTTCGGCAACTTCGGACAGGCCAACTACGGCGCCGCGAAGATGGGCCTGGTCGGGATGATGCATGTGCTGGCCATCGAGGGGCAGCGGAACGGCATCGCCATCAACGCCGTCGCACCGATCGCACGCACCCGGATGACCGAGACGATCATGGGTGAAGCGGGCAAGGGGATGGATCCCGAGCTGGTCACACCGGTGGTCGTGTACCTGGCCCACCGCGACTGTGACCGCACGGCTCACATCTATTCGGTCGGCGCGGGCAAGGTGTCGCGGGTCTTCATCGGCGTCACCGCAGGCATCGAGAACAGCTCGCTGACAGCGGAATCCGTGGCCGAAGCGATCGATGAGATCGATGACACCGCGACATTCACCATCCGCGGCGGCCCGGACAAGGGCTGACTACCTCAGCGGCCCTGGAAGTTCGGTGCGCGACGCTCGGCGAACGACTGCAGGCCTTCCTGCAGGTCGGCGGTCCGCGACACCACCTCTTGCGCCCAGGCCTCCTGCTCGAAGGCACGGTCGCGCCCCGATTCCGACGACACGGCAAGCAGACGCTTGGTCAGTGCCAGCATCACGGTTGGTCCCGCCGCCAGGCGCCCAGCGATCTCGTCGGCGACCTCGTCGGTCTCGCCCGGTGCGACAACACGGTTGACCAGACCCAGTCGCTCGCAGGTCCTCGCATCCACGGGTTCTCCGAGCATCAGCAATTCGGTGGCCTTGCGCAGTCCCACGATTCTGGTGAGCAGGTGGATCGCGCCCGAATCCGGCAGGATGCCGCGGTGCACGAAGGCCTCGATGAGCTTGGCCTCCTCCGACATGACCACCAAATCGCAGGCGAGCACCAGGCTGGCGCCGGCGCCCGCCGCCGTACCCTTGACTGCGGCGACCACCGGCTTGTCACAATCCAGCACGGAGGCGACGAGTCGTTGCCAGCCTTTCTGCAGCATCCGGGCGATGTCACCGGGCCGCTTCTCGGCGGTCGGCTGTGACGACTGCGGCGCCAATCCGGCACCCGTGCAGAAGTGCCGATCCCCCGTCGCACGCAACAGCACAGCACGCACGGACGGGTCGTCATCGGCGTTCTCGAAGGCTTCCGCCAGAGCATCACGAGCCAACGGAGACAACGAGTTTCCCACACCTGGCCGGTCGATGGCGATCCGGCATACGCCGTCGGCGCCGATGGCGACATCAATGCCTGACTGATCCTCGGTCAACTCACTCACCCCTGCGTTAACGGCGTTTCCGTTTTTCGGGTATCTTAATTTCCGCTGGCGTCCCAGGGACGACATGGGCGGAAAAACTGAGGAGGTCGAGCGTGACCCGAACCTCTGCAGCAGGCCAGATCACCGATGAGGGCCTGGCGAGGTTGCGCGCCACCATCGGCATCGCCGTCCCGCACACCCAGCCGCCGCACTACCTGCGTCCCAACGAGGACACGTTCCGCCACGTGGCGGAAAGCTACGGCGACGCCAACCCGCTGTGGTGCGACGCTGAGTACGCGACCAAGTCGGTGTGGGGTGAGCCGATCGCCCCGCCAGCCCTCGTCGGCGGCGACACCCTGATCGGCGAGGACGAGGTCACCGAGCTGTCCGAGCAGGACCGCGCGGCGACCAAGGGCGATCCGCTGCG from Mycobacterium sp. IDR2000157661 harbors:
- a CDS encoding amidohydrolase family protein; protein product: MNRDDMILVSVDDHIVEPPDMFANHLSKKYIDEAPRLVHNADGSDTWQFRDTVIPNVALNAVAGRPKEEYGLEPQGLDEIRPGCWQVDERVKDMNAGGILGSMCFPSFPGFAGRLFATEDREFSLALVQAYNDWHVEEWCGAYPARFIPMTLPVIWDAQECAKEIRRNAARGVHSLTFTENPAAMGYPSFHDFDYWKPMWDALVDTDTVLNVHIGSSGRLAITAPDAPMDVMITLQPMNIVQAAADLLWSRPIKEYPDLKVALSEGGTGWIPYFLERADRTYEMHSSWTGQDFGDKLPSEVFRDHFLTCFIADPVGVALRNQIGVDNICWEADYPHSDSMWPGAPEQLDEVLKANNVPDDQINKMTFENAMRWYHWDPFTHITKDQATVGALRKAAEGHDVSIQALSKREHGAGASDWQAQMKKATANVSGAAED
- a CDS encoding enoyl-CoA hydratase/isomerase family protein, with product MTEDQSGIDVAIGADGVCRIAIDRPGVGNSLSPLARDALAEAFENADDDPSVRAVLLRATGDRHFCTGAGLAPQSSQPTAEKRPGDIARMLQKGWQRLVASVLDCDKPVVAAVKGTAAGAGASLVLACDLVVMSEEAKLIEAFVHRGILPDSGAIHLLTRIVGLRKATELLMLGEPVDARTCERLGLVNRVVAPGETDEVADEIAGRLAAGPTVMLALTKRLLAVSSESGRDRAFEQEAWAQEVVSRTADLQEGLQSFAERRAPNFQGR
- a CDS encoding SDR family NAD(P)-dependent oxidoreductase, producing the protein MPRMTFDDQVAVVTGAGGGLGRCHALELARRGARVVVNDLGSAVDGTGASISAAQAVVDEITAAGGTAIANGDSVATEQGGAAIVAAAMDAFGRLDILVNNAGILRDAAFKNMTAEQVDAVISVHLAGAFNVTRASWPIMREQNYGRIVQTTSGTGLFGNFGQANYGAAKMGLVGMMHVLAIEGQRNGIAINAVAPIARTRMTETIMGEAGKGMDPELVTPVVVYLAHRDCDRTAHIYSVGAGKVSRVFIGVTAGIENSSLTAESVAEAIDEIDDTATFTIRGGPDKG
- a CDS encoding class I adenylate-forming enzyme family protein; protein product: MGGATTLLRHARRRADGLRSRYRAAGFWSDQPLDLVRVTAARHPNRLAVVARDADLTYADLDERVDHAAGALLAAGVGAGAPLVVVAGNDVGSVVAVHAAVRVDAVVLLVPRSAGPTQVADILTRTGAEYGVAPGWTSASGSAVRDACRWVDIADGSGGPVHSRPARAADEPSFVLYTSGTTSRPKGVIHSLSTLAKASVNYVAAAGLDTRDRIFLISPLASVTGVLQALFIGPMLAAPVVLEDRWDPAATGDLLLSSKATWYGGPDRLLDRLLDEVVARNERAPLRAVYLGGTMLDRRIVERVEDEFGIVVMRAYGSSEVPVSTSGLRTEPRQMRHADDGVALQDVEVRVGSAGDPGECCIKGPHTFLGYTDAEDDASAFDGEWFRTGDVAELGDGRVRIVGRLKDIVIRNGMKIPAAEVEEAVAEIPGVRECAAYSVADPSTGERLAVAMVLADDAELSLADVTGALVSKGLPKWKLPEELVFWDEPLPLNANGKVPRNTLEARSAGRPRILADRLAAS